The following are encoded in a window of Spodoptera frugiperda isolate SF20-4 chromosome 3, AGI-APGP_CSIRO_Sfru_2.0, whole genome shotgun sequence genomic DNA:
- the LOC118274267 gene encoding ejaculatory bulb-specific protein 3 → MQIIVVLIVACVGLAAGLHVQAGPQMTDAQLEQTLADKSTMQRHIKCALGEGPCDPVGRRLRTLAPLVLRGACPQCSMQETRQIRRTLAFVQRNYPWEWAKIIKYALLLCCVAAVSVAQSQRPPVSDTALDDALQDKRFIQRQLKCALGEGPCDPIGKRLKTLAPLVLRGACPQCTPQETKQIQRTLSYVQRNYPQQWAKIVRQYAG, encoded by the exons ATCATCGTAGTTTTAATCGTGGCGTGTGTGGGCTTGGCAGCCGGCTTGCATGTGCAGGCTGGGCCACAAATGACAGACGCACAATTAGAACAGACTTTAGCCGATAAGAGCACGATGCAGCGACACATTAAATGCGCACTCGGTGAGGGACCTTGCGATCCTGTTGGGAGACGATTACGAA cTCTAGCTCCGTTGGTACTACGAGGGGCTTGTCCACAATGCTCGATGCAGGAGACGCGCCAGATTCGGCGCACCCTTGCCTTTGTGCAACGCAACTACCCATGGGAGTGGGCGAAAATT ATCAAATACGCGTTGCTGTTATGTTGTGTGGCTGCGGTGTCCGTGGCGCAGTCGCAAAGGCCTCCAGTCTCCGACACAGCCCTTGATGATGCCCTACAAGACAAGCGTTTCATTCAGAGACAGCTTAAGTGCGCGCTGGGGGAAGGACCTTGTGATCCCATCGGGAAAAGACTTAAAA CACTAGCACCCCTGGTGCTTCGAGGAGCCTGTCCCCAGTGCACGCCACAAGAAACCAAGCAAATACAGCGCACTCTATCGTACGTGCAAAGAAATTATCCGCAGCAGTGGGCGAAAATAGTGCGCCAATACGCAGgatag